The genomic interval GGAACCGGCAGGACCTTGACCCGCAGCTGTTCGTCCGGGCGGCCGTCCAGGGGGTCGGTGGCTGCCGTACGCGGGCAGAGCAGTGCGTCCTCGCCGGGGCCGACCAGCAGCACCGAGCCGGGCGGCGCCCCGCCCGCGAGATAGCGGACGTTGGCCGGACGGGAAACCAGTGCGGCGGCGCTGCCGGAAGCGGCGCACCGGTCGCGCAGCCGTCCGCGGCGGACCGCATACAGCTCTGACATGTTTCGAGCGTACGAGCGGCGCCGCGGCCCGGCAGTACGAGCGCGTCCGACCGAGCCGCAGCATGGAGGGGCCGGGGCGGGGGGCCTACCAGGCCGGCGGGCTCGCGATGGAGCGTGCCAGCACCTCGTCCAGGACGCGGGCCGTGGTCGGCACGTCGTACTGCGAGTTGTCGATGATCGGCAGCCCCGAGCCGTACCAGCCGGCCATCCGGCCGTGGATACGGGCGACCTCCTCGTCCGACAGGCGGCGGTTCCCGCTGCGCTGGGCATTGCGCTCCAGCACGATCTCCAGGCCGGGGAGGATGACGACGGGCAGCAGCCCGGGACCGACGTGACGCTTCCAGCCGCCGAGCCCGACGACGGGACGGTCCGGGAAGACGGCGTCGTCGACGATGCACGATATGCCGTTGGCGAGGAAGTTACGGGCGGAGAAGCCGCAGGTGCGGCGGGCGAGCCGGTACTGGGCCTCGGACTGGTCGTTCCAGCCGGACTGGGGGTCGGCGAACCCGGAGCAGATCCATTCGCGTACGTCGTCGAGGCTGATGTGCGCGGTCGGCACCCGGCGGTGCTGTGCCCAGTACTTGGCGACGGTCGTTTTGCCCGCGCCCGCCGGCCCGATGAGCAGCACGGCCAGCGTCGTACTGCCGGTGTCGGTCGGCGCGGCGGCCGGCGGTGGCGCCGGAAGCGCAACGGGCCCGCCGGGAGGCAGCTGGATGTGCCCGGTGGTGTCCCGGGGCGGCGCCCCCTGAACATGCTGCGAAGCGGCCCCGCCCCAGCCGGAACCTTGGGCATGCCCTTGCGCGCCGCCACCAAGGCCCGTCCCAGAGCCGTGGGTGGCCTGTGGGGCGTGCGGTACGTGGGGTGCCTGGGGTGCTTGTGGTGCCTGCGGAGGCGCGGGGTGGCCACCGGGGTGCGGGGCGCCGTGGGCGGCTCCTGGGGCCTGCGGGGGGCCCTGGGGCGCAGGTGGCCCGTCAGAGTGTGGGGCACCGTAAGCGGGATGCGAGGCGGCGCCGGAGGCCTGCAGAGGCCTGTGGGGAGCCGGTGGTCCGGCGGGCTGCGGGGCTGCTCCGTGCTGGGCGTCGGGAGCGGTGCCCTCGACCTGCGAGTGCCTTTGAGGCGCCGGCGCCGTTGACCCTGTGCCGTACTGGCCGCCGGAAGTGGCTCCTGGGGCCTGCGGGGCCGGTGGCCCAGCGGGGTTCTGGGTGGGCTGCGCCCAAGCGGTGCCGGGCTGGTGGGGTGGTGGCAGCGGAGCCCCCACTGCGTGCTGCATCCGGTGCCACTCCGTCTCGTACAGGCGACTCGTGCTGGGCGGCCAGGGCGGACCGGGCCTACCGAACGGTACCTTCCCCGCCCGCCCTACTGTGAACGGCCGGGGACGGTCCAGAGTGCCCCGTCAGCCGTCGAGTTCGTCGGCGAGGGCGCGCAGAGCGAGCCGGTACGAGCCGATGCCGAAGCCCGCGATCGTCCCGCTGGCGACGGCAGCGACCACCGAGGTGTGCCGGAATTCCTCGCGTGTGTACGGGTTCGAGATGTGCACCTCGATCAGCGGAGCGGTGCGCTGGGCCGCCGCGTCCCTCATCCCGTACGAATAGTGCGTGAACGCACCGGGGTTGAGAACGACCGGAATTGACCCGTCCGCGGCCTCGTGGAGCCACCGGATCATCTCGCCCTCGTCGTTCGTCTCGCGTACGTCGACGTCGAAGCCGAGCCCTTTGCCGAGCCGCCCGCACTCCTCGACGAGCCCGGCGTACGAAGTCGCCCCGTACACATCGGGTTCGCGCGAGCCGAGCCTGCCGAGGTTGGGCCCGTTGAGGACCAGGACCCGTCGCGTCACTTGGACACCTCGCCGTACGCGGCCAACAGCACCGCCGGGTCGGGTCCTTCCAGCACGGTCGGCTTGGCGAGGCCGTCGAGGACGATGAAGCGCAGCAGGTTGCCGCGGGACTTCTTGTCGACCTTCATGGTCTCCAGCAGCTTGGGCCACTGGTCGCCGCGGTAGGTGAGCGGCAGCCCGACGGACTCAAGCACGGCTCGGTGCCGGTCGGCTGTCGCGTCGTCAAGCCGGCCCGCCAGACGGCCGAGCTCGGCGGCGAACACCATGCCGATGGAAACGGCCGCGCCGTGGCGCCAGTTGTAGCGCTCGTTCTTCTCGATGGCGTGCGCGAGCGTATGACCGTAATTGAGGATCTCGCGCAGACCCGATTCCTTCAGGTCGCTCGACACGACGTCGGCCTTGACCCGGATGGCGCGCTCGATCAGCTCGGCGGTGCGCGGCCCCTCGGGCGTACGGGCCGCCACCGGGTCCTCCTCGATCAGGTCGAGGATCACCGGGTCGGCGATGAAGCCCGCCTTGATGATCTCGGCGAGGCCGCTGATGTAGTCGTTGACCGGCAGCGAGTCCAGCGCCGCCAGGTCGCAGAGGACACCGGCGGGCGGGTGGAAGGCGCCGACGAGGTTCTTGCCCTCGGCGGTGTTGATGCCGGTCTTGCCGCCGACCGCCGCGTCGACCATGCCGAGCACGGTCGTGGGTACGGCGATCCAGCGCACCCCGCGCAGCCAGGTGGCCGCGACGAACCCGGCCACATCGGTGGTGGCTCCGCCGCCGACGCCCACGATCACGTCGGTGCGCGTGAAGTTGGTCTGGCCGAGCGCCTTCCAGCAGTACGCCGCGACCTCGACGGTCTTGGACTCCTCGGCGTTGGGCAGCTGGATGGCGATGGCTTCGTAACCCTGGCTCGCGAGGTCCTCGCGGATCGCCTCACCCGTGCCGGCGAGTGCCTCGGGGTGCAGGACGGCCACGCGCTGGGCCCGCTCGCCGATCAGCCCGGGGAGCTCGCCGAGGAGCTGCCGGCCGACCAGCACCTCGTACGGCTCAGCGCCCTCGCTGCCGCCGACCTGGATACGGGTGGGTGCCTGCTCGGTCATACGTCCTTCAGCTCCAGTGCGTCGAGGACCGCCTCTGCGACCTCTTCGGGGGTGCGGTCGTCGGTGTCGACGACCGCGGTGGCCACCTCGGTGTAGAGGTGACGGCGTGCTTCCATCAGCTGCTTCCACTGCTGGCGCGGGTTGACGGCCAGCAGGGGGCGTGCGGTGTTCAGCCCGACGCGCTTGATCGCTTCGCCCACGCTGATGGAGAGGTAGACGACGCGCACCCCGGCCAGCGCAGCACGCGTGCCCTCGTCCAGGACCGCGCCGCCGCCGAGCGCGAGCACGCCCGTGTGCTCGGCGAGCGCCGCCTTCACGGCCTCCCGCTCCAGCTCACGGAAGCGCGCCTCGCCCTCCTCGACGAAGATGTCGGAGATCTCCCGGCCCTCGGCCGCGACGATGTCCGCGTCGGTGTCGCGGTACGCCGTACCGAGCCGCTCGGCGAGCAGCTCGCCCACAGTGGACTTGCCGACCCCCATGGGCCCAACGAGGACGACCAGCGGGCCGGTCACCGTACGACCAGGTTGTCGAGGTAGGACTGCACGTTGCGCCGGGTCTCACCCACGCTGTCGCCGCCGAACTTCTCTGCGACCGCGTCCGCGAGGACCAGCGCGACCATCGCCTCGGCCACGATCCCGGCGGCGGGCACGGCGCACACGTCGGAGCGCTGGTGGTGCGCGGCGGCGACCTCGCCGGTGACGACGTCGATGGTGGCGAGCGCTCGCGGCACGGTCGCGATGGGCTTCATCGCCGCCCGTACGCGCAGCAGTTCACCGGTGGACATGCCGCCCTCGGTGCCGCCGGCCCGCCCAGTGGTGCGGCGTACGCCGTCCTCGGTCGGGACGATCTCGTCGTGCGCCTTGGAACCCGGCACCCTGGCCAGGTCGAAGCCGTCGCCGACCTCGACGCCCTTGATGGCCTGGATGCCCATGAGGGCGGCGGCCAGCCGGGCATCGAGCCTGCGGTCCCAGTGCACGAACGACCCCAGCCCGACGGGCACGTTGTACGCCAGCACCTCGACGACGCCACCGAGAGTGTCGCCGTCCTTGTGGGCCTGGTCGATCTCCGCGACCATCGCCTTCGACGCGTCCGCGTCCAGGCAGCGCACCGGGTCCTCGTCCAGCCGCGCCTCGTCGGCGGGCACGGGCAGCACGCCGTACGGCGCCTTGGCGGCGGCCAGCTCCACGACGTGCGACACGATCTCGACACCGGTGGTCTGCTTCAGGTACGAACGGGCCACCGTGCCCAGCGCGACCCTCGCTGCGGTCTCCCGCGCGCTCGCCCGCTCCAACACCGGCCGCGCCTCGTCCAGCGCGTACTTCTGCATGCCCGCGAGGTCGGCGTGGCCGGGGCGCGGACGGGTCAGCGGGGCGTTACGGGCCAGCTTGGCGAGCTCGTCGGGGTCGACCGGGTCGGCCGACATGACCTGCTCCCACTTGGGCCACTCCGTGTTGCCCACCATGATCGCGACGGGGCCGCCCATGGTCAGACCGTGGCGTACGCCGCCGAGGAAGGTGACCTCGTCCTTCTCGAACTTCATGCGCGCACCGCGCCCGTAGCCGAGCCGCCGCCGGGCGAGCGCGTCCGCCACCATCTCCGTGGTGATGGGGACGCCGGAGGGAAGACCCTCCAGCGTCGCGACGAGTGCGGGTCCGTGGGACTCCCCCGCCGTCAGCCAACGCAACCTGCTCAACGGTGCTCCTCGATGCTCGCGCCTGGGTCTGGATCGGCGCGGCCGGGTGCGCGGCCCTGGCCCGCCACCACTGATCCTCCCACGACCGGGCACCGATCCGGCCGCCGGTCCAGCAATCGGACGACGTCAGCCCCGACGTCTGTCGACGTCAGCGCCGGTCGCCGTCGCCGGGCGCGTACGAGCCGAGGTAGTCGGCGCCGCGTCCCTGGCCATACTGCGCGGCGGCGTGGACGGGCCGCCCGGAGCGCACCGCACGCCGGTACTCGATCTTCCGCTTGATCTTCACGGCCCAGCTCGCCAGGACCACGACCACGACCAGCACGATGAACGTGACCTGGACCCAGTCGGGCATGAAGGTCAGCAGACCGTCCAGAATCTTGCCGGCGCCGGCGGCTTGTGGCAGGCCGGATTCCATGGATGTTCTCCCCCCTCAGGTGTTCGACCGGCAGACCCTATCGGGCGGCCAGCGCCTGCTCCCCGGCCCCCCTCATAACGGCGAGCGGCGCGGCGGCGCAGCCCGTCATCTGCTCCACCTGGAGCACCGCCTGGTGCACGAGCAGGTCGAGCCCGCCGACGACCGAGCCGCCGTGCGCCGACCAGGCGGCGGCGAGTGCGGTGGGCCACGGCTCGTACAGCACGTCGAAGAGCGTGCCGGGCCGCTCGGGCACCGCCTCGGCGAGGGAATCGGTGGTGCCGGCGGGGGTGGTGGCGATGACGAGCGGTGCGTCGAACGCCCGCTCCGCCTCCGCCCAGTCGGCGATGCGCACGTCGACCCCGAGCCGCTCGCCCCACTGCCGCATCTCGTTGCCGCGGGCCGCAGTGCGTACGTACGCGGTGACCGGGCCCGTACAGAGGCGGGAGAGCGCGGCGAGCGCCGACGAGGCGGTGGCACCGGCGCCGAGGACGGCGGCGGAGGCGACCTTCTCGACGCCGCGCTCGCGCAGGGCGGCGATCATGCCGGGGATGTCGGTGTTGTCGCCGATGCGCCGGCCGTCCTCGGTGAAGACGACCGTGTTCACCGCCTCGACGGAAGCCGCCGTATCGCTGATCTCGTCGAGCAGCGGGATGACGGCGCGCTTGAGCGGCATGGTCAGCGAGAGGCCGGCCCAGGACGCGTCGATCTTCTCGAAGAAGCGGGGCAGGGCGGCCTCGTCCACCTCGAAGCGGTCGTACGACCAGTTGGTCAGGCCCAGTTCCTCGTACGCGGCGCGGTGCAGGACAGGTGAGAGCGAGTGGGCGATGGGCGACCCGAGTACGGCTGCCCGGCGTGCCTCAGTCACTTCCCTGGCTTTCATTGAACTTGTTCTTCAGCTCCTGGAACTCGGAGTAGGTCTTGGCGAACTCCGTCTTGTGCTGACCGTCGGTCGCCACGAAGTACAGCCAGCCGTCCGCGGTCGGCTTCAAGGCCGCGGCCAGCGCCTCGTTGCCGGGGTTGCCGATGGGCCCAGGGGTCAGGCCCTTCCGCGTGTAGGTGTTGTACGGGTCCTTGTTGCTGTTGATCTCGGACTCGCTGATCTCGATTTCACTCTGACCCATGAGGTAATTGAAGGCAGAGTCGAACTGGAGCAGCTGATTCGTTTGAGTATTGGTGGGCTTCAGGCGGTTGTAAACGACCTCGGCCATTCTACGGAAGTCCTTGTCCGTCTTACCCTCGGCCTGCACCAGACTGGCGACCGTGACCAATTCCCAGGGCCCGTCGAGCCCCAGCTTCTTGGCCTCCGCCTCCATGTCCTGCTTGCCGTATTCCTGGTTTGCGCGAGCGACCATCCTCTTGAGGACGTCCTCGGGCTTCGCGTTCTTCGCGACCGGATAGCTCGCGGGGAAGAGGAAACCTTCCAGCGGGTCCTTGACATTCGGGTGCCCAGCCGCCCACTCGGGCAGCCCGAGGTCCTTGGACTTCGCCTTGGCGACGTCCTCGGTGGTACCGGCCTTGAGGTCCAGGCGTTTGTCGATCATGGCGTAGACGCGCACATTCCGCCAGCCCTCGGGAATGATCAGAGCATTTCGGCTGCTGGGCTTGAGCATTTCCGTGACCGCATTGTCTGCGGACATCTTCTTATTGAGGGTGTACACCCCTGCCTGAATGTTCTTACCCTTGGGATTCTTGTTCTGGGCGGCGACGAAGGCACCCTGGCTCTTTACGACGCCCGCCTTCTCAAGAAGGCTGCCGATTTCGTAGCCGCCGGCGCCCTGCGGGATCTCCACCTGCGTGGAACCGGATCCAGCGCCCGTATAGTCCGGCGCCGCACCGAACTGCTCCTGCCAGAACTGATAACCGAAGTAGGCGACGCCGCCGCCTCCGCCCACCAGGACCAGCGCGACGAACAGGCACGCCGTGCCGTTGCGGCTCTTCTTCTTTTTGGTCTTTCCGCGGCGGTCACCGCCCCGGCCCCGACGCGGCTCTCGCGAGTCGTCGTACCCGTCGTCATCGTCGTCGTCGTTGCCGCCCGCGAAGAAAGGGTGCTCCTCCGGACCTTCGAGGTCGGCGTCCCACTCCGGCTCCGGCGCCTGCTCCGGCACCGTGCGGCGCTGGTTCGGGGGCTGCGGCGGGGGGTACGCGTCCGGGGCGGCGTAGTAGTCGGGGTGCTCCGCGCCGCCGTAGGCGGGCTGCTGGCCGCTGTAGGGGTCGGCGGGGTTCATGCCGTACGGCACGGCTCCCTGCTGCTGGCCCGTGTCCCAGCCGCCGTTGGCGTACTGCTGCTGGTCGTTGTACTGGGGCTGCTGGCCGCCGTAGTACGGCTGCTGCGGATGCTGCGGCTGTTGTTGCGGTTCCTGCTGGTAGTGCTGCGGCTGGCCGCCGTACGGACCCTGGCCCTGTACGGCCTGCTGTCCTGCCCATCCCTGGTCCCCGTACAACGGGTCCTCGGGATGCCACGGTTCGTGGCCTGCGCCCCGGCCGTACTCAGTCATGAAACCCCATAGTGTGCCGCGAGGCGGCGGCTACGCGCGCGTGGGGCACGGCATCCGGTCCGCCTCTTCTTTGTGCGGCAGTTGTTCGAACACCGCCGCATCGCGCGGAACGTTACCGTATCGCGATCAGACAACCACTTCGACGCCCTCGCCCGGGGGAATGCCTGAGACCCGTTCGGCCTCCAAAGCGTTCTGAAGAATGACAATTGCGGCCGCTTGGTCGATCACAGACCGGCCCTTCTTGGACTTCACGCCCGAAGCGCGCAGCCCCTGACTGGCCGTCACTGTGGTCATCCTCTCGTCGACAAGTCGCACCGGAGTGGGTGCGATGCCGCGAGCGAGCTCCTGGGCGAAGACCCGGACCTTGGCCGCCGCCGGCCCCTCGCCCCCACTGAGGGAGCGAGGGAGGCCGACCACGACCTCGATCGGTTCGTACTCCTCGACGAGCTGCTTCAGCCGCCGGTGGGCGGCCGGGACGTCACGTCCCGGCACGGTCTCCACCGGCGTGGCGAGGACCCCGTCGGGGTCGCACGAGGCGACCCCTATCCGGGCGTCCCCGACGTCGATCGCGAGGCGACGGCCGCGTCGCATCAGGCGATCTCGCCGACTGCGCGTTCGACGGCGGCCACGGCGTCGCCGATGGCGTCAGGGTTCTGGCCGCCGCCCTGGGCGACGTCCGGCTTGCCGCCACCGCCGCCGCCGAGGGTCTTGGCGGCCGTACGGACCAGCTCGCCGGCCTTGAGGCCGCGCTCGCGGGCGGCTTCGTTGGTGGCGATGACCGTCAGCGGGCGTCCGTTGGCGGTGGTGAACAGGGCCACGACGGCCGGGCGGTCGCCCGCCCCCGCCAATTGATTCAGTCGGCCGCGGACGTCCAGGACCAGCCTGCGCAGATCGTCGGCCGACGTGCCGTCCGGCACCTGGCCGGTGACGAGAGCGACACCGCGTACGTCCTGGGCACCGGAGGCGAGTCCGGCGGCGGCCTGGAGGACCTTCTCCGCGCGGAACTTCTCGATCTCCTTCTCGGCGTCCTTGAGCTTGGCGAGCATCCCGGAGATCTTCTCCGGCAGCTCCTCCGAGCGGCCCTTGACCAGCTCCTGGAGCTGCGCGACGACCGTGTGCTCCCTGGCGAGGAAGTTGTACGCGTCCACGCCGACCAGGGCCTCGATACGCCGTACGCCCGAGCCGATCGACGACTCGCCGAGCAGCTTCACCAGACCCAGCTGGGCGGTGTTGTGGACGTGCGTACCGCCGCACAGCTCCTTGGAGAAGTCACCGATGGTCACGACACGGACCCGCTCGCCGTACTTCTCGCCGAACTCGGCGATGGCGCCCTGCTTCTTGGCCTCGTCGATGCTCATGACCTCGGCCTGGACGTCGAGTTCCCGGGCGAGCACATCGTTGATCTTGTGCTCGACGTCGGTGAGGACCGTGCCGGGTACGGCGTTCGGCGAGCCGAAGTCGAAGCGGAAGCGGCCGGGCGAGTTCTCCGAACCCGCCTGGGCGGCCGTCGGGCCCAGCGCGTCGCGCAGCGCCTGGTGCGTGAGGTGCGTGGCGCTGTGGGCGCGGGCGATGGCGCGGCGGCGCTTCTGGTCGATGACGGCGTAGGCGGAGGCGCCGAGCGTCACCTCGCCGACCTGGACCGTTCCCTTGTGGACGGAGACGCCGGGGACCGGCTGCTGGACGTCGCGGACCTCGACGACGGCGCCCGAGTGCAGCTTGATGCGGCCGGTGTCGGCGAGCTGGCCGCCGCCCTCGGCGTAGAACGGGGTGCGGTCGAGGACGATCTCGACGTCGTCGCCCTCGGTGGCGGCCGGGGAGGGCACACCGTCGACGAGCAGGCCGACGACGGTCGACTCGCCCTCGGTGGAGGTGTAGCCGGTGAACTCCGTGGTGCCGGACTGGTCGGCGACCAGGCGGTAGGCGGAGACGTCGGCGTGCCCGGTCTTCTTGGCCTTGGCGTCGGCCTTGGCCCGGTCCCGCTGCTCCTTCATGAGGCGGCGGAAGCCGTCCTCGTCCACGGACAGGCCCTGCTCGGCGGCCATCTCCAGGGTGAGGTCGATCGGGAAGCCCCAGGTGTCGTGGAGCAGGAACGCCTTGTCACCGGCGAGGACCTTGCCGCCGGCGGCCTTGGTCTCCGTAACGGCGGTGTCGAGGATGTTCGTGCCGCCCTTGAGGGCCTTGAGGAAGGCGGCTTCCTCGGAGACGGCGACGGTCTCGATGCGCTTGCGGTCGGTCAGCAGTTCCGGGTACTGCTCGCCCATGGTCGTGATGACCACATCGGCCAGCTCGGCGACGACGGGCTGGGTGGCGCCCATCAGCCGCATGTTGCGGATGGCGCGGCGCATGATGCGGCGCAGGACGTAGCCGCGGCCCTCGTTGCCGGGGGTGACACCGTCGCCGATGAGCATCACGGACGTACGGATGTGGTCGGCGACGACGCGCAGGGAGACGTCGGAGGCGTGGTCGGCGCCGTAGCGGACGCCGGTGAGCTCGGTGGCCTTGTCCATGACGACGCGCAGGGTGTCGGTCTCGTACATGTTCTGTACGCCCTGCAGGATCATGGCGAGACGTTCGAGGCCCAGACCCGTGTCGATGTTCTTCGACGGGAGGTCGCCGAGGATCGGGAAGTCTTCCTTGCCCTCGCCGGCGCCGCGCTCGTACTGCATGAAGACCAGGTTCCAGATCTCCACGTAACGCTCGTCGTTGACGGCCGGGCCGCCCTCTTCGCCGAACTCGGGGCCACGGTCGTAGTTGATCTCCGAGCAGGGGCCGCAGGGTCCGGGGACACCCATCGACCAGAAGTTCGGTCCCATGCCCAGCCGCTGGATGCGCTCGGCGGGCACACCGATGACGTCGCGCCAGATCTGCTCGGCCTCGTCGTCCTCCTTGTAGACCGTGATCCACAGGCGCTCGGGGTCGAGGCCGAAGCCACCGTCCGCGACGGAGCTGGTCAGCAGCTCCCACGCGTACTTGATGGCGCCTTCCTTGAAGTAGTCGCCGAACGAGAAGTTGCCGCACATCTGGAAGAAGGTGCCGTGGCGCGTGGTCTTGCCGACCTCTTCGATGTCCGGCGTACGCACGCACTTCTGCACGCTGGTGACGCGCGGGGCGGGCGGCTTGACCTCGCCGAGGAAGTACGGCTTGAAGGGCACCATGCCCGCGGGGACCAGCAGCAGGGTCGGGTCGTCCGCGATGAGCGACGCCGAAGGCACGACGTTGTGTCCGCGCTCCTCGAAGAAGCGCAGCCAGCGGCGGCGGATTTCAGCCGACTCCATCAGTGGTCCTCATTCCGGTTGTACGAATGCTGTGTGTAATCGAGTGCGGCGATGCGTCGCTGCACGGGAAGCTCGGGGTCGTTGTGCGCTTCGAGGCCGAGGGCCTCGCTGAGTTCGGCCTCGCGCTGCACCATCCCCGCCCTGACGTCGAGCGCGAAGTCCTTGAGCCGGTGGCCTGCTTCGACCGCCTTGTCGGCAGCCTGCGCGGCGAGGCTCTCGGGCGTCAGCTGCTTGAGCTTGCGGTTGACCTTGGTGGTGGCCCACACACCGGCTGCGGCGCCTGCGGTGAACCAGAACGTACGGCGGAACATTGCGGCTTCAGCCCTTCCGCTTCCTGCGCCGGGGGGACGGTACGGTCCGGCCGACGATCACAGTGCGACGGGACGGTTCCGCCGGGGTGTCCTTGCTGCGGCCGATCGCCCGGCGGACGCCGTATCCGAAGGCCGCGACCTTGACGAGCGGGCCGCCGAAGGTCGACGCGACGGTCGTGGAGAGCGCGGACGCGTTGGAGGTGACTTCCTGGACGTCGGAAGCGATGGCGTCGACCCGGTCGAGCTGGGTCTGCGCGGAGCGCACGGTCGCGGAGGCGTCGGCCAGCAGCGGGACGGCCTGTTCGGTCACGTCCGCCACGAGCTTGGTCGTTGCCTTGAGCGTCTGAGCCAGCCTCACCAGCACCACGGCGAGAAAGGAGACCAGGATCGCCCAGAAGACGGCCACCAGGATGCCGGCCACCTCTCCACCGGACACTTTGCACCGCTCCCTGTACGTGAGAAAAGTCGTCCTGCGAGCCTATCGCGCCGGGGCTCGGGGTCCGTACCGCATTACGTGTGCGTGGAGCGGGAGTTGCGCAGCGTGATTGTACGGAGTGCTTACGGATGGGTACGCTCCGTGTCCCATGCGACGCACTCTTCATTCTGTGTCCCCCTCGTCCCCCTCTCCCGATCACGGCAATCTGCCCGCTGAGCTGAATCCGTTCGTGGGGCGGCGCGAGGAACTGGCGGAGCTCGGCCGCCTGCTGGAGGAAACCCGGCTGGTCACCGTGACCGGGGTCGGTGGGGTCGGAAAAACGCGATTTGCCCTGCGGGCAGGTGCAGGGCTGCAGGAACGGTACTGCGACGGAGTGTGGCTGGTGGAGCTGTCCGCCCTCGACGACGCCGACCTGCTGGAACAGGCGGTCGCTGAGGCGCTGGGGCTGACCGATCACACCAGCAAGCCGCCGCGCGATGCGCTGGTCGGGCATCTCGCCGAGCGTCAACTCCTGCTCGTACTGGACGGATTCGAGCATCTCGTCGATGCCGTCGCCGGTCTGGTGCGGGAACTGCTCCGGCGCGCGCCGGACCTGTGTGTGCTGGCCACGGGGCGGCTGCCGCTGTGCGTCGACGGCGAACAGACCTTCCCGCTTCCGCCTATGCCGGACTCCGACGCGGTCCAGCTCTTCGCCGACCGGGCCGCCGCGGGGCAGCCCGGTTTCCGGCTCACGGAGACCAACAACTCCGCCGTCCGGGAGCTGTGCCGTCGCCTGGACGGGATTCCGCTCGCCCTGGAGCTGGCCGCCGGGCGGCTGCGCGCCCTGTCCGTGGAGCAGGTGCTCGACCGGCTCGACGACCGGTTCCGGCTGCTGACCGGCTCCACCCGGGGTGCACTCCCCCGGCACCAGACGCTTCGTACCGCGATCGGCTGGAGCCATGAGCTGTGCACGCCGGCGCAGCGTGCGAACTGCCCAATCTGCGCAGGGCGATGGAGTACTCGCTGGAGAATCCGGAGGACGTGCATCTGGGCCAGTACCTGGCCGGCACGCTCTGGTTCTACTGGGTCGGCTGCGGACGCCTGTCGGAGGGGCGCCACTGGCTGGACCACGCGCTGGAGGCGGAGAGCGCGCACGAGGCGCACCGGCTGAAGGCGCT from Streptomyces spiramyceticus carries:
- the alaS gene encoding alanine--tRNA ligase, yielding MESAEIRRRWLRFFEERGHNVVPSASLIADDPTLLLVPAGMVPFKPYFLGEVKPPAPRVTSVQKCVRTPDIEEVGKTTRHGTFFQMCGNFSFGDYFKEGAIKYAWELLTSSVADGGFGLDPERLWITVYKEDDEAEQIWRDVIGVPAERIQRLGMGPNFWSMGVPGPCGPCSEINYDRGPEFGEEGGPAVNDERYVEIWNLVFMQYERGAGEGKEDFPILGDLPSKNIDTGLGLERLAMILQGVQNMYETDTLRVVMDKATELTGVRYGADHASDVSLRVVADHIRTSVMLIGDGVTPGNEGRGYVLRRIMRRAIRNMRLMGATQPVVAELADVVITTMGEQYPELLTDRKRIETVAVSEEAAFLKALKGGTNILDTAVTETKAAGGKVLAGDKAFLLHDTWGFPIDLTLEMAAEQGLSVDEDGFRRLMKEQRDRAKADAKAKKTGHADVSAYRLVADQSGTTEFTGYTSTEGESTVVGLLVDGVPSPAATEGDDVEIVLDRTPFYAEGGGQLADTGRIKLHSGAVVEVRDVQQPVPGVSVHKGTVQVGEVTLGASAYAVIDQKRRRAIARAHSATHLTHQALRDALGPTAAQAGSENSPGRFRFDFGSPNAVPGTVLTDVEHKINDVLARELDVQAEVMSIDEAKKQGAIAEFGEKYGERVRVVTIGDFSKELCGGTHVHNTAQLGLVKLLGESSIGSGVRRIEALVGVDAYNFLAREHTVVAQLQELVKGRSEELPEKISGMLAKLKDAEKEIEKFRAEKVLQAAAGLASGAQDVRGVALVTGQVPDGTSADDLRRLVLDVRGRLNQLAGAGDRPAVVALFTTANGRPLTVIATNEAARERGLKAGELVRTAAKTLGGGGGGKPDVAQGGGQNPDAIGDAVAAVERAVGEIA
- a CDS encoding DUF6167 family protein; this translates as MFRRTFWFTAGAAAGVWATTKVNRKLKQLTPESLAAQAADKAVEAGHRLKDFALDVRAGMVQREAELSEALGLEAHNDPELPVQRRIAALDYTQHSYNRNEDH
- a CDS encoding DUF948 domain-containing protein, whose translation is MSGGEVAGILVAVFWAILVSFLAVVLVRLAQTLKATTKLVADVTEQAVPLLADASATVRSAQTQLDRVDAIASDVQEVTSNASALSTTVASTFGGPLVKVAAFGYGVRRAIGRSKDTPAEPSRRTVIVGRTVPSPRRRKRKG